In the Anolis sagrei isolate rAnoSag1 chromosome 1, rAnoSag1.mat, whole genome shotgun sequence genome, CAAGTAGATAACGAGCCCAGAGATAGatgagattagtcaaaacaggagagctgagcAATGGCTTCGGCGCTCTGCCAGGCTTTGActcaggggtggctcgtccattacgcgaagtaagcggtcgcagaacacttttttttttgccaggggcgcagaggcacctctgtaaatgcccctcgaccgccacttgaggagcgccccctcatctcacaacagccctagcagtccggggggagcctcggctttcttgcctcgctgccgggcgatcctcttcccaaaggggccgggcccttgagcctcgcctagcccctctcgttcctgctccacctggctgccgggtgcgcgagcagagctggcgctcaattgttctctgcgttcaatcccttccccatgaccggctccctttcccgatcccccgacgctccacccgcctcctctcctctccccaatccgcgggtgggccaaggggaggagccaccgcgcctggcccgctttgggtccggaggcgtgtctgaagaccccagcatgtgcaccaaaattcgcctcttctcctgactttctcttcagccatttggaccaagagagagagagagaaagagagcccctccggctggaggtatctcccacctccgctccctcctttgtttttgtgcctaccttcaggaaaggtgggcatctccacccctctctctctcttggtcccaatggctgaggagaaagtcagaagaggtgacttttggtgcacacgccggggtcttcaggcacgcctccggacccaaagcgggccaggcaagggagcaagtgcggcaagtgtagttactgggatgtatagttcacctacaatcaaagagcattctgaactccaccaatgatggaattgaactaaatatggcacacagaacccccacgacaaacagaatatatatatatatcaatgattggttgggggtttggggggggcaccaaaatactgtttgcttaccgttgataattacctagggccgcctctgctttgactgaaacaataacaaagcttcaattaaagagaaaccaatttctgaccgctagtgacctacctaacgaggggataaaagtctcaagtttgggatgtcTAGTCATcgaagcatcatttagaatcacgccaagttcttgtccttgtttatggaagccttgctttaaaGATTTATGCCAAGATATTTCTTGTTTCAAGGCTTGGGTAAGCAATCATGAAATTCAGGAATCAAAACCATGATTCCTGGATTTCATGATTGcttacccaagccttggatcaatgtattcctgacGTTCTGTGTTGTATTAGAGTcatgtggactttgcttttatgggctttgctgaactttaccctggactatttttgcccctgcttatcttcttatctaattggatttacctatttcttaaaatgctttttacttgctgctttttaatcaTCTTCAACAAAATGATTGTTTTTCCTATTCCACATGTGGTGTTtaaagcttttcctgtcctggagtacaACAattatccggagtttcggggtgcggtgttacctgtacgcagatgacgtccaactctgtcactccttcccacctactactaaggaggctgttcaggtcctgaaccgctgcttggctgctgtgtcggactggatgagggcgaacaaattgaaactgaatccagataagacagaggcactcctggtcagtcgaaaggccgaacagggtatagggttacagcctgtgttagacggggttacactccccctgaagacgcaggttcgcagcttgggtgtgatcctggactcttcgctaagcttggaaccccaagtttcggcggtgtccaggggagcatttgcacaactcaaacttgtgcgccagttgcgcctgtaccttgggaagtctgacttggccacggtagtccacgctctggttacatcccagattgattactgcaacgcgctctacgtggggttgcccttgaagactgcccggaagcttcagatggtccagcgctcggcggccaggttgctaacgggagcggcactcagggagcataccactcctctgctgaaccagctccactggctgccaatccgctaccgagcacaattcaaggtgctggctttagcctataaagccctaaacggttctggccctgcttacctctccgaacgcatctccacctatgaaccgaccagaacattaagatcgtctggggaggctctgctctcgatcccgcctgcgtcacaggcgcgcttggcggggacgagagacagggccttctcaatggtggcccctcggctatggaatgccctaccggcagacatcagacaggcaccttcgctgctgacgtttcggagaatggttaagacctggctgtatgaacaagcgtttggttaagcagtgcaaccaatcataggaagatggtaaatggaacataggaatggcacaaggattatgagaacggatctgatttcaactgaggcgttatgttatgtctgatttgttgatctgtcttgttgattgttaactgttgtggattgatgctgttgatcctgtttgttgcattatgttttaattgcactgacactgtttgataattgtaccatgtaaaccgcattgagtcgcctgttaagggctgaaaaatgcggtatagaaataaagcaaataataaaaataataataaattatattaattatactaAAATTATGATTTTACGCTGGGCTCTCTgtacccacagattcaaccatctttGGCTTGGGATATTTCCAGAACAAATGAAACACTGGTGTTTTCCGCTTAATATACAGTACCTTAGGTACGTAGCAATGCCCAGGATAGGTCTTTCGTGAGGATAAATATTACAAGTAGTCTTTGCTGGGTTTTGAATATtatgaaaaagcaaaaagatgtaaaatttccccaaaccctaccagtattcaaagttggccatattgaatatgtgtgccaagtctgggccAGATCCAAGTGttctttggatgtgggtgaactataattcccaacatCCAAAGGAAATTCCCTCCAAAGTCAATTAGTATTCAAAATTGGTCAAGTTGGGTCTATGTTTCAAGTTTCTGGCaagttggaagcttttaaacagaggctggatggccatctgtcaggggtgctttgaatgcaatattcctgcttcttggcagaatggggttggactggatggcccaggaggtctcttccaactctaggattctattattttcttggtgggtctgtaggtggtttgtatttctcttcctctcacaaccaccgtgtcagactacacagagaagccattgaaatccacaagcatgtggacaatttcaacagaaaggaggaaaccatgatgtggcggcaaaaaaagccaatgggattttggcctgcatcaataggagcctagtgtctagatctaaggaagtaatgctacccctctattctgctttggttagaccacacctggaatattgtgtccaattctgggcaccacaattgaagagagatattgacaagctggaatgtgtccagaggagggcgactcaaatgatcaaaggtctggagaacaagtcctatgaggagtggcttaaggagctgggcatgtttagcctgaagaagagaaggctgagaggagatatgatagccatgtataaatatgtgagaggaagccacagggaggaggagggagcaagcttgttttctgcttccctggagactaggacgcaatggaacaatggcttcaaactacaagagaggagattccatctgaacacgaggaagaacttcctgactgtgagagccgttcagcagtggaactctctgccccggagtgtggtggaggctccttctttggaagcttttaaacagaggctggatggccatttgtcaggggtgatttgaatgcaatattcctgcttcttggcagaatggggttggactggatggcccatgaggtctcttccaactctttgattctaggattctatgattctatgattctatgattctatgaaaatgcacaaaatctggctaccagtattaaaaaaactcaaaaattacaacagcaaaacagcagagagtaaacaatcaggcacatcaaatcacctcgcaacaaaacattcccccaggcacttccaagccattaaatgctaatcaaggtggtcagttgaaacattcacacccagctacagcagacaagagttcttgtcccaccctggtcattccacagaaatataaacccattttcctacttccaacagacctcactacctctgatgaagcttgccatagatgcaggcgaaacgtaaggagaaaatgcctccagaacatggccatatagcccgaaatacctacaacaacctactgggacatggccagacagcccggaaaactcacagcaacccaatgacatttataatccacgGGAGGGAAAAAAACATAGTGATAGGAAGAGAAACGGCTGACCATTagaaaacattagaaaatgtggaccatttccgttcccttggaagccacctctccaccaaagtcagcattgacactgaaatacaacaccacctgagctctgcgagtgcagcttttttccgaatgaagcagagagtgtttgaggacagggacatccgtagggagaccaaggggcttgtttataaagctattcccctcccaaccctgctatacgcctgcgaaacatggactgtctacaaatgtcacatgcaactcctggaacatgcaatgtcacatgcaactcttagaatgcgctgcctccggaaaatcctgcaaatctcttgggaagacaagcagacaaatgtcagtgtgctggaagaagcaaagaccaccagcactgaagcgatgctcctatgcccatgacggtgaacctatgacatgcgtgtcagcagtgacacacatggctatttttgatgacacgcagacacatgtggccacatacagagaaatacaccttataagagccaatctaattccgtccttaaatttgtaaatggCTCtataaatttaacatctgcacgtttgagcattgttcactccataactcagcatggaatagaCATTTTTCTTAttcaaactataaatattgcaaaattatggggtttttccccctcaaagtgacactccacccaagttatgcttaGGTTTTTGGCAAACTTTGACACACCAgtctcaaaaggttgcccatcactgtcctatgccatcaactctgctggactggccaggttgtctggatgcctgaccaccgcctcccacaacagttgctctattctgaactcaagaacagcaatgttggtggacatgaaaagagattgaaagatgggctcagagccaactgtgctgtcgcacgctgtgcctgtgcataagactgtagacaggacataaattctgtgtgcccaacgggacgccggggctgcctcagattaaaggcctttggatttccttaaaacagagtctttagattgcttaaaggttcaacaaagttctttattaataaaaacaaacaggtacttcaaggctttcttaatagtctattggctctctcatgactggtattttacctaatggggaaatccttaacttctaatctgggcagtgtgtctttgcctctgttggcgtggagcccctgcacccggtaccaactgtgtctggcttccgcgagtgacccttaccaagcagagttttgtagacttccaagggaaaaggagttcaggtttcggtgatggctggctgaagtccctcagcaaaggagctgtaaggctgtatgatcctcggccaagttatgggacctttctccccggccaagctgtagaagacgaagctttctacaggagctcttggtattgtgtcctgcatggaaggcttctctgtgtggactgacccaaaaaggctcctattcccttcaaaaacccaaaaaaggggcgggaccagggaacctaactataattgacaggtggcttgccctatgattgcagccaaaagaagccacctatctgccgagtccctgaaacttaggactataacaaacattcaatacaaagcaaacaaaattggaactcctatagaatcatagaatccttgagtttgaagagacctcttgggccatccagtccaaccccattctgctaagaagcaggaatattgcattcaaatcacccctgacagatggtcatccagcctctgtttaaaagcttccaaagaaggagcctccaccacactccagggcagagagttccactgctgaatggctctcacagtcaggaaattcttcctcgtgttcagatggaatctcctctcttgtagtttgaagccatggttccaatgcatcctagtctccaaggaagcagaaaacaagcttgctccctcctccctgtggcttcctctcacatatttacacatggctatcatgtctcctctcagccttctcttcttcaggctaaacatgcccagttccctaagccgctcctcatagggcttgttctccagacccttgatcattttagtcgccctcctctggacacattccagcttgccaatctctctctggaattgtggtgcccagaattggacacaatattccaggtgtggtctaaccaaagcagaatagaggggtagcatggcttccctagatctagacactaggctcctattgatgcaggtgtctagatctagagaagtaatgctacccctctattcctggtgcagttgtacctgcagaccaaccttcaaaactctggcatagacacccagagagaactgggaagccctggcccttgagcgctccagctggaggtcagctgtgaccagcagtgctgcagaattggaagaggcacaaatggagggcgaaagggagaaacatgccaagaggaaggtgcgttgagccaaccccgaccgggaccgccgtccacctggaaactaatggcctcaatgcgggagaagatgcaggtcaataattggagctccacagtcacttaggacccaccctggaagattatcctactcggacaacgagggattgtaagtaagtaagtaaagtaagggaGAGAAGGGTAAAAGGAGGGGGGGAGCGGGAGAGGGCGGGGTGGGGAGGATTGGTCcagtcctcttcttcctcctcctcctcctcctggtgccTTTTTCCTGCCCCCTTCCTGGCCATGGCAGAGGCGGCGGACAAGAGGGCTCCTCCTCATTGGACCCCCTTTCATTGGGGTCGGTCGGGGTCGGAAGGAGACCCCCGGGAGCCCGGCAAAAAGAGCGGGGAGCTCTCCCCTGAAGAGCCTGCCGAGGTAAGGAACGGAGCGAGAGGAacgggaggaggaagaggtagaAGGGAGGGgccccgcccgccctctgcccatgctcaggggCTTCCCGGGGCCCTTGAAAGGAGAGACCCCCCGAACAGGTGCGGAGCAAAGCAGGAGCTCCTTGGTTCCCTGGCTGGAAGGAGGAGAGGACCCCAGGCGGAGAAGAAGCCCCCTCGCCCCTCATTTCCTGGAAGGGAGGCGAGGAAAGGGAAAGCGGGGCCCAACCAGTGCCCTCTGGCTTGTCCTCCAGCCAAAGGAGAACTAGACCTCCCGGAGGAAccagaccaggcctgggccaacttgggcccttcctccttccctccaggtgttttggacttcaactcccacaagaaCTCCTAAGAACAGGtagggagtccaaaacacctggaggcagggaaggaggaagggcccaagttgccccagacccaggggtggctcaacccattacgcaaagtaagcattcgcagtatattgtcaaaggctttcatggctggaatcactaggttcttgtgggttttttcgggctatagggccatgttctagtgagatgcttgcctctgaggatgcttgccatagatgcaggtgaaacgtcaggagaaatgcctctagaacaggcatggggaaccttcggccctccaggtgtggtggacttcaactcccacaattccttgaggccaaggtaagcctttggggcgaatgccgagcctcaaggaattgtgggagttgaagtccaccacacctggagggccgaaggttcctgacccctgctctagaacatggccctatagcccaaaaaaaacccacaagaacttattcacagtatagttgattctgcccaggggcgctcttgaggcgctcttgggagaaaatagaccttgacatacgcgagttgtagttactgggatgcatagttcacctacaatcaaagagcattctgaactccaccaatgatggaattgacccaaatatggcacacagaactcccacgatgaacagaaaatatatatcaatgattggtgggggggggggggggggcaaaatactgtttgcttacctttgaaaattacctagggccgcctctgtccagGCCTGGTCTAGAACTCTTAAGGATCCATCAGGCGCAGAGCCCAGCCAGCAAAGGAGAAGCCCAGAGAGGAATCAGCATGATGATGCTCCTCatgaaaacaattttgaaactttccttaatgaaaatatgatgatggtgatgatgatgatgatgataataataataataataataataataataaaaatacggaaaatgaacacgtcaaactactctgcaacttccaaattcagacagagagagttttggagcacaatatccagacctcacaatcgtgttaaaaaacaaagtatggaagtttggaccaccaaatgcaacagcattgcccagacacgactcaaggaacatgaaaggcactgcagactccttcaaccagagaagtcagccatagcagagcacctcatgaaccaacctggacacagcatatgatttgagaacacagaaatgctggaccacaccaacaaccaccatgtcagactacacagagaagccattgaaatctacaagcatgtggacaatttcaacagaaaggaagagaccatgaaaatgaacacaatctggctaccagtattaaaaaactctaaaattataacagcacaacaacagagaggaaacaaacaaggacatctaatcacctctcaacaaaagattgctccaggcactgccaggccatcatagaatcaaagagttggaagagacctcatgggccatccagtccaacccgattctgccaagaagcagaaatattgcatccaaatcacccttgacagatggccatccagcctctgcatcaaagcttccaaagaaggagcctccaccacactccggggcagagagttccactgctgaacggctctcacagtcaggaagttcttcctcatgttcagatggaatctcctctcttgtagtttgaagccattgttccgttgtgtcctaatctccagggaagcagaaaacaagcttgctccctcctcctccctgtggcttcctctcacatatttatacatggctatcatatcccctctcagccttctcttcttcaggctaaacatgcccagctgctaatcaaggtgctaatcaagctgatcagttgaaacattcacacctagctccagaagacaagggttctttgccccaccctagtaattccacagatatataaaccctttcccctagttctaacagacctcacaacctctgaggatgcttgccatagatgcaggcaaaacgtcaggagaaaatgcctttagaacgtggccatatagccccaaaaaacctacaacaacccaacgtaTGGATTGCCGATGTTGCAATTCTAGATGACCGCAGGATtgcagaaaaacaactggaaaagctgagatgatatgaggatttaaagatcgaactgcaaagactctggcacaagccagtcaagggggtcccagtggtgattggcacactgggtacaatgcctaaaaaccttggcttgcacttaaacacaatcaggctgacaaaattaccatctgccagctgcagaaggccaccttacttggatctgcacgcattattcgccgatacatcacacagtcctagacacttgggaagtgtccgacatgtgatccaatacaacagccagaaaagtgtctgctgtggactcattttgctgtgtttcaaataataataataataataataataataataataataataatagcctttgtttatattccaccctatgtatctccctgaggggactcagggcagattccgagaaacaaacaagcaaatgttCAGTGCCTCAATACAACAACCAATACATATATAGCAATGTAAAATAACCaaaggtatatttatttatttactccatttataccccactcttcccaccctgaaggagactcggaacggcttacaaattacggcaaaaattcagtgctgcaTCTTTTACATAACAACAAAACtataacaataaaaatgtaatgtttgggttgttttttcgggctatatggccatgttctagaggcattctctcctgacatttcgcctgcatctatggcaagcatcctcagaggtagtgaggtctgttgaaattaggaaaatgggtttatatatctgtggaatgaccagggtgggacaaaggactcttgtctgctggagttaggtgtgaaagggttgttgtaggttttttcgggctatatggccatgttctagaggcattctctcctgacatttcacctgcatctatggcaagcatcctcagaggtagtgaggtctgttgaaactaggaaaatgggtttatatatctgtggaatgaccagggtgggacaaagaacccttgtctgttggagcgagatgtgaatgtttcaactgaccacctggattagcatatgatggcctggctgtgcctggggcaatcttttgttgagaggtgattagatgtccttgattgtttcctctctgctgttttgctgttgtaatttttttaataccggtagccagattttgttcattttcatgattatctcctttctgttgaaattgtccacatgcttcttgtggatttcaatggcttctctgtgtagtctgatatggtggttgttatCAAGCCAAACCAAAGAActgccaggccaccaaatgctaatcaaacaattcacaccttgctccaacaggcaagagttctttgccccaccctggtcattccgcagatatataaaccctttttcctagttgtatgctccctgagagctgctcctgttagcaacctggctgccgttcattggactagttgaagcttctggaccgtcttcaaaggcactGCTccttttaaggcagtggttctcaacctgtgggtccccaggtgttttgacctacaactcccagaaatcccagccagtttaccagctgttaggatttctgggagttgaaggccaaaacatctggggacccataggttgacaACGACTGGTTTAAGGAATCTGGAAGCAGAGCCGGTTCAGACGTAGATGGAATGTCCAAGGACGTTATCGTTCAAAATCTTCATTGCTCGGAGCCctcgatggcacaatgggttaaagccctgagccggcaggactgaagaccgacaggtcacaggttcaaatccggggagaggtggatgagctccctctaccagctccagctcctcatgcggggacatgagagaagcctcccagaaggatgataaaaacatcaaatcatccaggcatcccctgggcaatgtccttgcagacggccaattctcacacaccagaagcgacttgcagtctctcaaatcgctcctgacataataataataataataataataataataataataaattgcacATTCAAGGTGAGTACGTCCCCTTCCATCCCATGCCACAAATGGgtgttttgtcttgtttttgtcgtgtcaggagcaacttgagaaactgcaagtcgcttctggtgtgagagaattggccatctgcaaggacgttgcccagaggatgcccggatgatttgatgtgggGTTGACAAATGGGTGCACCGGGCAGACTCCTAAGGGCTCTTTGGGCACCTTTTGCTAGGCATAGAATCCTAGtggtggaagggacctcaaaggccatctagcccaacccctgctGTCACTCAGGAAGGCATCTTAAATCAGTCCAGACAGAttttctgcttaaaaacttctggaGATAGAAAAAGACTCCATTTGACTCCAAGGCAGGGCACAATCCTTTACATTGGAAAGGTCTCCCaagggcaggaagacacaattggtgccctcccgacagatggccatcttgccTCTAGTGAAAAGCTATCTaggagtccaatggagtctccttccctggaggtttagaaacagaggctgagtgggtgtctgtcgggagggtttcTGTTGTGTCTTCCTCCCTGGCAAAAAAgggtgggctagatggcctttggggtctcctccaacccAAGCATTCTATGACTCCAGTTGTCCCagaaaagtacaaatcccaggatcctgtTTCTGCTCATTCAGCCCCTGACTCTGGAGGGATCCCTTTCCGCACTTGCCTTGCTTGGAAGCCTGCAGACTTGTCCTCTTTTCCAGAGTGTGAGCCTGCTCCCAGATCCTGTGGCCGTGGAACTTCTCAAAGCCAAGGTGCAGGAAGCTGAAGACTTTACTTTGCTGTTTCGAGGAATGACGCTCCTGTTGCAAGAAAAGAAGCAACTGCAAGCATCTCATAAGACAGAAGTGGCCTGTCTCAAGGCTGAGATTCAGCGGCTGCAGCAGGAGCTCCAGCAGCAAGCCCAAGTGCCCTGGGAGATGGCCCGGCTGAAGGCCGAGAATCAGCGTCTGCAGCAAGAGCTTCAGGAGGCCAAGAGAAGCCAGAGGACAGGACACCTACCTTTTAGGCTTCCATGGTCTAGAACAGGTGGGTGAAATGGCAGCAGGGCAGGTGAAGGGAAAAGATGGAGGAGGATTTGTATATGTCTATGCAGGAAtccaaagtacagggttagtcaaaatgaataggccaataagaaaattaattttagacgaa is a window encoding:
- the LOC132779599 gene encoding uncharacterized protein, producing MAEAADKRAPPHWTPFHWGRSGSEGDPREPGKKSGELSPEEPAESVSLLPDPVAVELLKAKVQEAEDFTLLFRGMTLLLQEKKQLQASHKTEVACLKAEIQRLQQELQQQAQVPWEMARLKAENQRLQQELQEAKRSQRTGHLPFRLPWSRTDFHIQVLVTGKTGNCEAQFLKKLSDHLSHHRINLKTEKYREVSGHFLLVFCPVASSVGSDMTNALKGLGSEPKAVLVMLHHKPKESTSPVDTKKQAHHPAVVRTLHARYTLESGFYPCPMNEEAVAVMAEVLKDHC